A region of the Rhodospirillaceae bacterium genome:
AGGCTGACTGTGTTCTTCATGTCTACCTGATCTGACATATTAATCGGCCCTAAACGTTTAAAAGCCTGATGCCCGACACCGCAATATCTGCGTCGAACTGACGGCCAATTCCCAATATGCCAATCCGTCGAAGACATCGCGCATCAAATGGCGTTTCAGTCTTGTGAGGAACGAACTGCTCAAGCGTAAGCTGGATGGTGGACCACTTCGGTTTCGCTGTGAATGAAGCGCGGTATGATTGCCATGGCCTAGCTAGAACCGACGTCCGTAGCCGAACGTCATAAACCTCATCGTTCCCATAGACATCAATCTCGATGCCTACGTATGCGGACGCATCAAAATCTGTGCCATCATCATTGATGTCAAAAGCCATCTGAACGAAACCGCCATTGTTATCCAATGAGACTTTGCCTGTAAGTCGAGCAGCGTGACGTTTATAGATGATTCCAGAGGTAACCTGCCCGACTGAGACACCCCCCATTACTGTGTCTGCAACGAACTCCCAATCGGGCCGTAATTCGAGTGGGTTCATTGTTTCACCCCAACGTCGCGAACGCATCGAAAGCCGATATAGACGACCGCCATATCGCGAGGTTTCGTGGCGTAATCATCGGATCGCATGCGGTAAGCTCCATACCACCATGAACCGCCGCGGGTGCCTTTATCGGTCTTTGATCCGTTCTCAGTCCATTCCCAAACATTAGCTCCCATATCGTACAGCCCATTGACGCCAGCAGACGTTACACCGACGGGAGCATGTCCGATTCCCCGGTTCAATCGATCGCTATAGTCAATCGACGGATTGTCACCGCAATCTCTTAGACAATTTGCACCTGTCGGTTCGCTCCCGGTAGGATAAGGGTAGGTCGTGTCCGCTTGAAACGGCGCCGGAGGAGAAACACGGTATTCCGTATACGCGGCTTGCGACCATTCTTCGTCAGTTGGGAGACGTTTGTCTGCCCACTCGCAGTAAGCGGAGGCATCATCAAATGTCACGTGAACGGCAGGCTCATTGTCTTGGGCCGGTGTCCCGAATGGTGCTTTCCAAGTCCAACCTAGTTTCTTTTGCCAACCTGCCTCGTAAACCAACCCACCGCCGGCGCGTTCTGCTGCAGTGGTATAGCCAGTCGCCTCAACAAACCCCCGATAATATCCGACAGAAACCTCGGTTCTATCGATTTCAAAGCCCACGACCCGCTGCATGTCCCCTGCCGCTAATGCACCTACTTGGACGGAGCAAAAGAGACTGATAAGGCCAATTGCGAACGACCGAATACACTTAAGGCTTGATCCAAAAACATTCATGGCGCGTAAAATTTCTACTAAAAGAGAGCGTCTATGGGTCCATATAGAATCGAAACATCAACTGACAACACTATCGTCATTGCCAATGAGAACACCACCATCGGCTAACCATCTCTCATCGATGTGGTTCTAGCGATAGTCGCGAATTTGAACGTCAACCGCCCCATAAATCGTCGTAACGCACACACCCATCACTTGGGTCCTTGAATTTGCTTCTATGATCTAGCGGACTCCGAATTTGGGATCGTCGAAAAATGTCGGCGGTAAAGAATATTCCAACGAGAAGTATGGCATGTGCCGCCATCGAGGGGCCGACCATCGATAAAGCGCCCATCCAAACACAAAACACGACAGACCACATAAGGGCGAGCACTGTCATTAACTGAAAGCGGACAATTTTGGGCAGCCGTCTCAGGGAGTTAAGGTTCTCGCTCATCACGACGCCGTACATTTGCTTAATCATGTTACATTCCAATATTTAGATTTCACCTACCTCTATTACGCGCTGTCACAACAATTGGATCATCCGTCAGCCCAAAGTCGGGAGAACTTTTGTTTTCCATGGCGTGATCCAGCCACGTTTTTGAACCGTATAGATTATCGGTACAACTTCGCATGATGAAATCTATGGCAAACATAAAACCAGCGCTCGATCATCGTGATCGAGACATCGCAAACCTCAAGGTTTTCTACGACGGTTCGTGCCCCATTTGTGCCCGAGAAATGGGCTACTATCAAAAGATCGCGCCATCCGAACAGATCCAGTGGGTCGATGTCTCCTCTTGCACGGAGAGTGTGCTACCAGGCGGCTTGACGCGGGAAGCGGCTTTGGCGCGATTTCATGTCGAGTTGGCGGAGGGGCGGGTCGTTGACGGTGCACGAGCATTCACCGAGTTGTGGACGGCGATCCCGAGGTTGAGGCTGCTAGGGTTAACTCTACGTCGCCCTCCTCTCGTTTGGGGACTAGAGTTGGGGTATACCGTATTTCTCAATGTGCGCCCGAAACTACAACAGCGCTTTTCCGGCTTCCCTTGCCTCAAGTCGACGCAATGAGAATGGAAGTAGTCGCCCCAAAATGGACATTTGTTGGAATACCATCCGCGTTGCTTTCATGGTGTCGATATTTCTCGTGCCAGAAACGCTTTTTGCCTCATCAGAGCGTTCCGTGACAGCTCACACTTTTTCCTTCATTTCGATTGAAGGGGAACCTTTGCCTCTATCGAAGTATGCCGGAAAGTCGGTGCTGATTGTGAATACTGCGTCTTTTTGCGGTTTCACCAGCCAGTATGCTGGTCTGCAAAAGCTTTGGGAACGCTATCGGGGGGAAGGTTTCGTCCTGCTCGGCGTGCCGTCAAATGACTTCGGCGGTCAGGAGCCTGGGACAGAAGTTGAAATCAAAACTTTTTGCGAAATCAATTTCGACATCGACTTTCCCTTGACGGAAAAGGTCCACGTCAAGGGCGCCAACGCGCATCCCTTTTACCGATGGGCGGGAGAACAGCTTGGCGTAATGGCCAAGCCTCGTTGGAACTTCCACAAATACTTGATTGCGCCAGACGGCCAGTTGGTCGATTGGTTTTCAACAGCAACGGCCCCAATGTCGAAGCGTATCACCGGAGTCGTTGGATCATCAT
Encoded here:
- a CDS encoding NADH:ubiquinone oxidoreductase complex i intermediate-associated protein 30 encodes the protein MNPLELRPDWEFVADTVMGGVSVGQVTSGIIYKRHAARLTGKVSLDNNGGFVQMAFDINDDGTDFDASAYVGIEIDVYGNDEVYDVRLRTSVLARPWQSYRASFTAKPKWSTIQLTLEQFVPHKTETPFDARCLRRIGILGIGRQFDADIAVSGIRLLNV
- a CDS encoding formylglycine-generating enzyme family protein, which codes for MNVFGSSLKCIRSFAIGLISLFCSVQVGALAAGDMQRVVGFEIDRTEVSVGYYRGFVEATGYTTAAERAGGGLVYEAGWQKKLGWTWKAPFGTPAQDNEPAVHVTFDDASAYCEWADKRLPTDEEWSQAAYTEYRVSPPAPFQADTTYPYPTGSEPTGANCLRDCGDNPSIDYSDRLNRGIGHAPVGVTSAGVNGLYDMGANVWEWTENGSKTDKGTRGGSWWYGAYRMRSDDYATKPRDMAVVYIGFRCVRDVGVKQ
- a CDS encoding DUF393 domain-containing protein; this encodes MANIKPALDHRDRDIANLKVFYDGSCPICAREMGYYQKIAPSEQIQWVDVSSCTESVLPGGLTREAALARFHVELAEGRVVDGARAFTELWTAIPRLRLLGLTLRRPPLVWGLELGYTVFLNVRPKLQQRFSGFPCLKSTQ
- a CDS encoding glutathione peroxidase, translated to MTAHTFSFISIEGEPLPLSKYAGKSVLIVNTASFCGFTSQYAGLQKLWERYRGEGFVLLGVPSNDFGGQEPGTEVEIKTFCEINFDIDFPLTEKVHVKGANAHPFYRWAGEQLGVMAKPRWNFHKYLIAPDGQLVDWFSTATAPMSKRITGVVGSSLPQNQ